From one Formosa sediminum genomic stretch:
- a CDS encoding ferritin-like domain-containing protein has product MNTYTDIVGDKLNALLEKTYDAEQGFAKAAENVTETPLKNYFKRKSQERLTFGHELKQELAAYGQHIDKGGSFTGQAHRTWMDIKSAFTTNNEEAMLEEAIRGEKASVEEYQDVLSETDLPLSTKTILESQKHTIENGLSKIKSIEDLRS; this is encoded by the coding sequence ATGAATACTTACACAGATATTGTTGGAGACAAATTGAATGCTTTATTAGAGAAAACTTACGATGCAGAACAAGGGTTTGCTAAAGCTGCTGAAAACGTTACTGAAACACCTTTAAAAAATTATTTTAAAAGAAAGTCTCAAGAGCGATTAACCTTTGGACATGAACTTAAACAGGAATTAGCTGCTTATGGACAACACATTGATAAAGGTGGAAGTTTTACAGGACAAGCACACCGCACTTGGATGGATATTAAATCGGCATTTACTACAAACAATGAAGAAGCCATGTTAGAAGAGGCTATTAGAGGCGAAAAAGCGTCTGTAGAAGAATATCAAGATGTTTTAAGCGAAACGGATTTACCTTTAAGTACTAAAACGATTTTAGAATCTCAGAAACATACTATTGAAAATGGTCTTTCTAAAATTAAATCTATCGAAGATTTAAGATCTTAG